aactaaaaagaaaagatgCGAACGGTGGAGAAGGGGAGGTAGAATAAGACCACAATCTTGAGTAGGTTAGCTTTGGGTAATTTCCCGTTTGAAAGCATGCCATCACCAATTGAATACCTTCTTAACCCGGTTAATTtataattgatttttatcttttttttagtatttttagCTATGAAACCATGTTTATTGATTAATCACAAAGCATTAATAAATAAGGATAACATAATTTATGAATAATGTTACAGATACAAAAAGTTAATGactaattataataataaactGGCTAATTATAGTAATGGATATGAAATACAGGGTACCaagggaaaattttttcatCTCCATTGCTGTCAAATATTAAAACAGTAAAGACGGTCTTCGATTCTGGAATGAAAATAAGGACGTCATTGTGTTGGAGTTGATGTTGAAGAATGAaagctttccaattttttttgagCCGCTTGCCTTTCATTCCAATTTCTGTTATGTTATCTCCAGTTCTGAGAGCTATAAATGGAGTTTTTTGTTCATTGAGAAAGTAGTCAATAAATCGTGGGATTTTCTAATTCAAAAAGTAAAAGTTAGGGAGCTGAGTTGAAGGAAATAAGTTAGGTAGGGAATAATTTTAAGGAAAATATGATAAGGGAAAATACGATAAGGATTTTTTACCAATGTATACGGGTCGGCTGAGTGAAAGCTTTGATAGAAGCATACTGAAGTGGATGAGTCTTGTGAGAAATGAGGTTGAAGTGAAGATGTCACTATTTTTTCATGAATTGGTGGATCGGCACGAGCTGCACATAAGAAATATTTTTGTTGGAATAAATAATGAAGGATTGAAACATTAGTATGAAATGGAAAGGATAAAGATGTATTATGAATGTATACAATCTTGCTGAAGATGAAGGTTTGTTAGGGGGACTGTCCAGCTGAGATTAACTTCTTGTTGCAATTCACAAAAATTAATAACATCAAAGAATAAATTCCCAATATGTCGAAGCAGTTGCATGTGATGTTCGTTAGTAATATTCTGTTCACAATATTCATCCCATCCTGCTCCAAGCTTGTCAAATTGCCAAAGAAGCATGAGTACCCGAAGATGAATCAACCATGTCCATCCCGTACTAAGCTGCCTCCACCACTTAGCCCTAACAaaaatctataaaaaaaaaagagagaatgatCAGCTAACCTGAAACAATACAAGCTGCAGATATAAAAGAAGATAACGAAGAAAGAAAGTTCCTTACAACAACCACTGACGAAGAAAGCTGCATATAAAATGTAAAGAAGAAACAGGGGAAAACGCAAAACATAAATAAGAACAAATAATGGACAATTAAAAGGTAGAACAAAGAATCAAAGAACacagaaaattaaaaataggCTTACCTTAACGCAACGACAAAATACAAAACACCCATAAACAAAGTAAATACGACTGAGTTAGCCTACGAATGACCAAGCAAAAAACATATCGGAATAAACAGCATTATAGAAGGAATAGTACAGTAAAAGGAAAAGCTCACTTGACCAATCTTTATGAAGGAgagcaaaatgaagaagaagctTCGGAGGAACAGAGCAATAAAAGAGAAAGTAAGAaccgaagaaaacaaaaaaggaatgaTACAAAAAAGGACTGAAAAAACTTAAGATATCACTAACCATTAGCATAAGCAGAAAATCCCAGCAACAATCCATAGCTTTACCGGCAGCGGTGGCTTGGGCAGAACAAAGAAATTGCGGTGGGTTGGACAGAACAAAAGAAATTGCGCCAGTCCTTCTTTCAATAGCCGTCGACAGTGAAGGAATGATGGTTTTTTACAAATGCAACCCAAGTGTAAATAAAAATTGACCTCCTGACAAGTGCAAACCAATTCGTTGTGGCTGGTAAGAAAAATATAATGGGAGGGCAAAACTGGAATACATTTGTCCTGATAGTCAACTAAATACATATGGGAAAAGGCGGAACAGAAATGGTAAAGTGGTCCAATCGTATACCACCAAAATGAAGACAATAAATGTACCATTCATTTACAAAGACAACGGTCTCAgcattttggaattttttttttgcacaaacACATGCAAGGACGACCACAAATTGTCCAATAACATTTTGCCACATCAGAAAAAAAAGAACGGTCTCGGCAACACCCCTACACACTTAGTACATATGTGTTAATTAGCGTTTGCTTGACGCACGTTGGAAACTAAGAAAACTTCTTGTCGTAGCTCGTGTGTGAGACATTACAACGCTAGATAATAAGATAAATAGGCTACAAAATTGAGAAGGATTTGGCAATTGGCATCCAAGTCTTTAGTCATGTCATCCAAACTAGTAACAGCTATCTTAGCCAATTTTCTAGTAGTTCACATAGGAGCTGGTGCAGCAGCTCCTGACGATTTTGGGTTCATCTATCAAGgatttcaatcatcaaatctaaGCCTGGATGGATTAGCCACGGTCACCAAAAATGGCCTCCTAAGGATAACCAACACCACCAAATTACAAACGGGGCACGCCTTCTATCCTAATCCCCTCAAATTCAAGACAAAATCTAATAGTTCAGCTTTCTCCTTTTCCACCCAATTTGTGTTTGCTATCGTGGCTGAAGTACCAGGCATGCCTGGTCCGGGAATGGCTTTCGTGATTGCGCCAACAAGAGGCCTTGCAGAAGGGCCCTCCACTCGTTTCCTCGGCCTCTTCAACACAAGCACCGATGGAAATCGAACAAATCACGTTTTCGCGGTGGAGCTTGACACTATCCAAAACCCAGATTTTGAAGATATCAACGACAACCATGTTGGTATTGATATTAACTCTATGACGTCCAAGGTATCCCAGCCAGCAAGTTACCAGGCTAATAACAAGAATTTATTTGACAACTTAACTCTTAGCAGCGGTCAAGAGATGCAACTTTGGGTCGAATACGACGGGGTGGCGAGGAGAATCGATGTTACATTAGCTCCAGTAGCGGCATCTAAACCACATACTCCTCTTTTGTCTTTGACATATGATCTTTCGCCAATTTTTCAGCAGAGCATGTATGTTGGCTTTTCTGCAGCCACTAGTCCACGCGACATAGGATCATCTCATTTTATAATTGGATGGAGCTTCAGGATGAATGGCGTTGCGCAGGCTCTTGACCTCTCTCGGCTCGCCAAGCTACCTCGTTTTGGACATAAGAAAGTATCTGAATTTTTCACTGTGGGATTGCCCCtgatttgcatgcttttcttgTTAATACTAATATCCGGAGTAGCTTATTATCTAAGCAGGAAGTGGAAGTTTGCAGAAGTGCTGGAAGAATGGGAGCTTGCTTATGGACCTCACAGGTTCAAGTATAAAGATTTATACATTGCCACCAAGGGGTTCAGAGAAAAGGAGATGTTGGGGGAAGGCGGATTTGGAAGGGTCTACAAAGGCGTTCTGCCAACAAGCAAGGTTGAGGTTGCTATCAAGAAGGTCTCTCATCAAGCAAGACAGGGAATGAGAGAATTTATTGCAGAAGTCGTCAGTATTGGTCGCTTACGCCATAGAAATTTAGTACCACTCTTGGGTTATTGTCGGCGTAAAGGAGAGTTACTTTTGGTATACGAGTTCATGTCCAATGGTAGTCTAGACAAGTTTTTGTACAACCAACCCAAGTATATCCTCAGCTGGAGCCAAAGATTGCGAGTCATCAAAGGTGTAGCATCCGGATTATTCTATCTACACGAAGAATGGGAGCAAGTAGTGATCCACCGAGATGTGAAAGCAAGTAATGTATTGTTAGATAGTGAACTGAATGGAAGATTAGGAGATTTCGGCCTGGCAAGGCTATACGATCATGGAACCCTCCCTCAATCCACCCATGTAGCGGGATCTCTTGGCTACCTTGCTCCTGAGCATAGCAGGACAGGGAGGGCCACAA
This Coffea arabica cultivar ET-39 chromosome 3e, Coffea Arabica ET-39 HiFi, whole genome shotgun sequence DNA region includes the following protein-coding sequences:
- the LOC113718970 gene encoding L-type lectin-domain containing receptor kinase IV.1-like, encoding MSSKLVTAILANFLVVHIGAGAAAPDDFGFIYQGFQSSNLSLDGLATVTKNGLLRITNTTKLQTGHAFYPNPLKFKTKSNSSAFSFSTQFVFAIVAEVPGMPGPGMAFVIAPTRGLAEGPSTRFLGLFNTSTDGNRTNHVFAVELDTIQNPDFEDINDNHVGIDINSMTSKVSQPASYQANNKNLFDNLTLSSGQEMQLWVEYDGVARRIDVTLAPVAASKPHTPLLSLTYDLSPIFQQSMYVGFSAATSPRDIGSSHFIIGWSFRMNGVAQALDLSRLAKLPRFGHKKVSEFFTVGLPLICMLFLLILISGVAYYLSRKWKFAEVLEEWELAYGPHRFKYKDLYIATKGFREKEMLGEGGFGRVYKGVLPTSKVEVAIKKVSHQARQGMREFIAEVVSIGRLRHRNLVPLLGYCRRKGELLLVYEFMSNGSLDKFLYNQPKYILSWSQRLRVIKGVASGLFYLHEEWEQVVIHRDVKASNVLLDSELNGRLGDFGLARLYDHGTLPQSTHVAGSLGYLAPEHSRTGRATTSTDVYAFGAFLLEVACGRRPIEPQAAPEEKVILVDWVFSCWKAGNILQAVDQKLGTEFVKEGADLVLKLGLLCSHSEPKIRPSMRQILLYLEGSVALPDLSSLAMGVSAVGLGFAHPAGFENILSSFAFSTEKRFSHSVADSTLSGGRHLRCSSF